TTCTGCATTGACAATTACCACATATACATTTTTTTATACAAGTATTTTTATGTTACTGACAAGTGACATAATAAGAAAGACTGATCAATTTCAATCTGCAGATGTTTGGGTGGCAGCACTGTTGTTAGCATTAGTAGCAACGGTTGCAGGCTTTGCATTTTACACTTCAGGATTAAAGCATTTAGAAGCTAGCAAGGCTTCCATTTTAGCAACGATAGAGCCCATCATAGCCGTATTAACTGGAGTCCTTTTTCTTGGGGAACAGTTGGGGGGATGGCAGGTGCTAGGGATCGCATTGGTTTTGTATTCAGCAATTCTTGTTACACAAGGTCGATCTAAGGCTAAGAAAGCTATTGATATAAGCCATCCTAACTAAAAAGATTAAGCAAATTGCGCTAAATGAATAGCGGCTTTATGATACCTTTTTAATTCTATTGGAGAGACAGGTATCCCCAAAATCGTTAGATTATCATAGCCTCATTAAAAACCCAGATTATTTCGGTATTCTTAATGATAGTGGAGAGAATTTTGGAAATTCTTTGTCCCGGCTATCTTAACCTCTAAAAATAGATTGACCTTATAAAAGGGCGCCATTCAAAAGGCTCCCTTTTTGTATTGGGTCATTCTCTTAAATATGAGATATAATAGACTCAAGGTGGATCAAATTTAACGGATAATCTACAAATTGAAGGTGAAAAGGGGATTTAAATGAGTTTAGATAATCCAAAAACAACAATTAATAAAATCGTTGATATTAAAGATTCTTTACCAAAAAAACAAAGACAACTATGCGATTATATTCTAAAAAATACTCAGTCAATAGGGCTCATAACAGTTAAAGAGCTTGCCACTAATGCTGAAGTTGGAATTTCAACTGTGATGCGTACGATAAGTTCCTTAGGATATGAGAATTTTAATGACTTCCGCAAAGATATCTATGATGAATCGTTTCCTTCCAACTCAAGATGGGCATTGAAGAAGTCCATTACAGAAATTCCAAAAGAAGAGGGGCGAGCTCCAACTGTAATCCAAGTTTGGAAAGAATCCGTTAATTTATTAAACAAATCATTAGACGCGGATTTAATGGAAAACTTTGAAATAGCAATTAATTTCATCGAAAAATCAAGTCATATCAATATTTTGGGATCTCGACCTTACAAAGCCACTGCCCTATATTTTGAACAGTTGCTTGGAGAATTCTATTCTAAAATAAGACAATTAAGCCACGATACAGAAGTAGTTTATGATAGGATTTTACAATTTGAAAAAGAGGAAGTGTTAGTGGTTTTTGCATTTGAACCATACACTAATCGAATTATTGAGGCAGTTAAGCTTGCTTATGAACTAGGAAATAAAATTATATTAATAACAGACTATATCTCATGCCCAGTTATTTCATATGCGTCCGTAACACTGAAAGTAGAAATTAATAAAGAACAATTTTCAATCGTCCCTATTATCGCGTTGATAGAGGCATTGGTCATTGAGATTGGTAAACGGTCATCAGAAGAATCAATTAAAAGGTTGAAAAGACTTGAAAAAACACTGATAGAAAAGGATGTAATCTTTTCTTATTAAATTCAAAAAGAGTTATCAAAGGGTGACTTCCTTTGAATTTAAAACAAAGCCAGGTGATATTTATGACTTTAATGTCGATTGAGGTGGAGATCCATATTTTGCACTGTTATGGGAAAAAGCGAAGATGGTACAACCTGTGTTCGGGGATGGAAGAAGCCTTAAATTCATAATTTAAGGCTTCTTATTACTATTAAGGAATAACACCATATACTCTTCATTTATATATGTATTAATTTTAAATCTCTTTTTTCTTGAGAAAAACTCTTAAGCCCGAGTGATAAATAGAGGTTTTTAGCAGCAATATTAGTCGTAACCACCCTTAAGTAAACCTGTTCCATCTCTTCTAAGAATTTTGCTTTTTCAATACAAGTTGCTATGAGTTTCCTTCTAATACCCGTCTTTCTCATGAATGGAAAGACATACATAGCTACAATATTAGCACGATGTCTTAACTTAAGACGAAGTTCTCTTTTTAAAATTACAACTCATTCTTTTGAATGAGAGAATGCTCCAAATGTAAATGTATCTAGAAAAGAGAGCTGATCTTTAAATTATCCATGGATGAGTCTTTTTCTTCTTCGTAAATAGATCAGAATGATTATTCGCAATATTCGAACTTTTAGATCTGATACACTCCCGACATATTCAAAATATACAGTTGTTATAGAAAGTGTCGGAGGTATAAAAATGAACAAATATTTTTCTAAAGCTATTATGGCTTTCTTTACTATAGTAATCGCTACTATAATAATCGCTTTTATTGTAAGTTCCTCATTTAGAGGAGATACAACTGAAACAACTGAATCTACAAGTAAAACAGAAGGAGTTGTTACAAAATTATTAACAGATGAAATCGAAAACCAAGAAGAAGTAGAACAAGCGTATGTAGAGGAATTAGAAAGTGGGAAGTACACGGAGGATAATATGTTGGTCATACAAGATCCTTATGGTAATTCACCATTAACAGCACTTGTATTATTCAAGACAGAAGAACCTTCAAAGGTAACTGTTGAAGTGCCTGGTCGTACGAAAAAGACAACTATTACACATACGTATGAAGAGTATAAAACAACACATGAAATTCCTGTATTAGGATTACTCGCTAATACAACAAATAAGGTCACTGTAACCGTTGAAAATGAGAATGGAAATGTAACGAAAAAAACACTCAGTATGAAAACAGAAAAATTACCTAACTATATTGGGAATATAAATGTTGAAAAAGCTAATACAGAAAAAATGGAGCTGGGGAATAGTTCACTTACCTTCTTCGTTCCAAGTACAAAGTATCCATATGCATATGATACATATGGAGATGTACGTTGGTATAATATAAGATACAACAGTCATGTATTCCAAGAGCTTGAAAATGGCCATATTTTATACTTAACGAAAGCAGACAATAGTGATGATACTTATAATGAATTAGTGGAAATGGATTATCTAGGTAAGTACTATAAAATTTACGAATTAAATTCCGATAATGCGATTAATGAAGGGAAATCGGAAGAAATGACAATGGTTCATCATGATGCGATTGAACTACCGAGTGGTAATTTATTGCTAACAGTAAACGGAGATACAAATTACATTGAAGATATTATGATTGAACTGGACCGTGAGACTGGAGAAATCGTCAAAACAATCGATTTGAAGGACCTATTACCAAGTGAATTTTATGAAGAATATGATGAAACTACACGTGATGATGGCAAAGTTGATTGGTTTCATCAAAATGCGGTTGTTTTTGATGAATCGGACAACAGTATTATTATCTCTAGCCGCAACCAAGATTTAATAATGAAAGTTGATTATAAAACAAGTAGGATTATATGGATTATGGCAGATGAAGAAGGCTGGCCAGATGATTATAAACAATATTTAGTGGCTGGAACAGGTGATAGCTTCAAATATACGGCAGGTCAACACGCCCCGGTAATTTTACCAGATCAAGATAATAATGAAGATACAATTGATCTTCTTGTATATGATAATAACGTTGTGGTAACACGAGGTAACGAATCGCTTTCAAAGGAATACAGTCGTGGTGTCCAATATCGTATTAACGAAAAGAAACGTACAGCAAAAGAAATTTGGAGTTTTGGTGAAGAACTAGGTGCTGATCACTTTACCAATATTGTGGGAAGTACGCGTTTCTTGCCTCAAACAGGTAACCGTCTAGTGAACTTTGGTTACTTAGACGAAGATACTCATAGTGCTATATTTGAAGTAAGTGAAAATGGTGAAGTCGTTTTTGAAGCAAATATTACAGATTTTCCAGCAGGTGCCCGTGCATATCGTAGCGAACGATATTCCTTATATAATAATAACTGGGAATATTCCTTATGAATTAAAAGAATTCTTTAGACTCTGCTTCAAATATTTTTAAGAATCAAATCCAAAATGCCCGCTATCATATAAGAAATGACGGGCATATAAATCGAGGAATACTCGATACAATTTCTGTTGGCTATTAGCGTAAACCCTTGAATGACAATGGGTTTACGCTTTTTTTATACTTTTACAAATCGGTTTAATCTAGGTATAATTCATCAACTAAGAGTAGAATGAATAAATCTACAATAGTATATACAGCTTGTTTTTATTCATAAAAAAGAAGACCGCGTATCTTCCCCTTTATCTTGGATACAATAACCTTTGACTTATAGGTTGGCGTTTTATTAATACTAAAAATCCTATAAAACTTCTATAACTAGGAAGATCCAATATTAAGATGGAGGAAGGTTATTATGAAAAGCAAGGCTATTCATCCTGCGTTTCTTATTCTAGGAACCATTATTGTTCAAATGGGTCTCGGGACAATTTATACATGGAGTTTATTCAACCAGCCATTAGTTAATAAATTCGATTGGGAGCTTAGTTCCGTAGCTATAACGTTCTCTATCACGAGTTTCGCCTTAGCATTTGCTACTTTATTTGCGGGAAGGCTACAGGAAAAATGGGGAATTCGTAAATTAATTGCCTTATCTGGTTTTATTCTTGGGTTAGGGTTAATTCTTACCTCACAAGTTTCTTCGCTCCTTATGCTTTATTTGCTGGCGGGTATTGTTGTAGGTTTTGCTGATGGAACAGCCTATATTACCTCTTTATCTAACTTAATTAAATGGTTTCCGAATCGTAAAGGGCTCATTTCTGGAGTTTCTGTATCTGCATATGGATTAGGAAGCTTAATCTTTAAATACATTAATACAGCTTTTATTGATCATGTAGGTATTTCTCAAACTTTCTTCTATTGGGGAATCATCGTTATGGTCATGGTAGTTGGAGGATCTTTCCTTCTAAGAGAAGCTATTATAGAGGAAACCGCTATGAATACAGAGAATACAGAGAATCCACAGAATACACAGGATAAACGAGATTATACAGTTAAAGAAATGTTAGTAACGAAAGAGGCTTACCTACTTTTCATTATGTTCTTTACAGCATGTATGAGTGGTTTATATTTGATTAGCATTGTTAAAGACATAGGTGTTCAATTAGCTGATTTAAATGTTGCTGTGGCTGCTAATGCAGTGGCTATGATTGCTATTTTTAATACAGTCGGCCGTCTTATTCTTGGTTCACTATCTGATAAGGTTAGTCGTTTGAAAGTCATTGCCTCCACTTTTTTAATTACAGCTATAGCTGTAACTATGCTGAGTTTTGTTCATTTGAATTATGGAATTTTCTTCGCTTGTGTTGCAGCCATCGCTTTTTGTTTTGGTGGAAATATTACTATATTTCCTGCTATTGTAGGAGATTTTTTCGGTTTGAAAAACCATAGTAAAAACTATGGGATTGTCTATCAAGGCTTTGGTTTAGGTGCACTTGCGGGCTCTTTCATTGCAGCATTTTTAGGAGGCTTTAAACCAACATTTATTATCATAGGGATTCTTTGCATTCTATCTTTTATTATAGCTATACTTATCAAACTACCTAGTCGCTTAAAAGTAAAAATAAATTAGAGGATATAATAAAAGCTTAATAAACGTAACAACAGTGGGCAGTAGAGCTCATCACTCTATATTTGAACGCTGTATAAATAGCGAGTAACTAGACATGTTAAACTTGGAGGTCTGTTCGAGATTGTTTATTACTTTGTTAAACAAAAATACACAAATGACAAACAGTCATATGAACTGTCTCCAGCTAGCAAAAAGAGCACCTAATAATATAATTAGATGCTTTTTTTGTTTCCCTGATTAAAGCCGATCACACTTTCTTCATTTGTACACAGCTGACTACAAAAAGTTAAGAGCTCTTTCTATGAAAAGTTCTCAACTATTAATAATTAAAAAAGGGATAAATAACTAAAGGGATTGCAATTGAACATTTAGGATTGACAACAGATTGTTTAACCCTATAAACTATACTTCGTAGTATTGTTTAACCCTATAAACTATATAGAGAAAGGGGAAGGGAAATTGGCTAAAAAAAACTTATACCAAGCGGTTAAACTTTTTGAAGACGTTTTGCTTACAGGCTCTGAAGTGATTAGTAAAAAAATGGACCAAAATTTGTTTGACCATGTTTCTAAACAGCAGTTTGAGCTACTAAACACGCTCAAACTTAAAGGTCCTTCTTCACCAGGGAACTTGGCTCTTGTGCAATGCGTACATAAAAGTGCGATTTCAAATCGATTGAAAAAATTGCTAAATAAAGGCTTAGTTCAATGGGAAAATTCTGAGGCAAATGACGATAAGCGCTCAAAATTAGTAAGCATTACTCCTCAAGGTGAAAAACTTATTAGTGAAATGGATAAAGCGATTTTTGCTATTATTGAGGACATATTAAGCAACATAGAAGATGAAAAAATCGATACATTTATCGATATTTTTACAACAGTAAAAGAAACATTGATTGCAAAAGGAGATAGTACAGATGAGACTAATCATTAAGTTTAAATGGGTAATTGCTGCTTTATTGATTGTCCTAACAGCTGTGTTGATGCTAACGGCTCCTAACTTAACAAAGCTTGCGAACGAAAAAGGGCAAACACAGCTTCCAGATGATGCAGTTTCTCAGCGAGCCGCTGAAATCTTAAAAGATGCAGGAGAAGACAATAACACGATAAGCGTTGTTGTTACGCTAGATAAAGCATTGAATGAAAAGCATGAAAAAGATATTCAAAGCTTAATAGACAAAATGAAAGATATTAAAGGGGTGAAGTCGATTACAACTCCTTTAACAGAAGACAACGAAGTACGGGAACAGCTGATGTCAAAAGATGAAAAAACCGTACTTATTCCCGCAACTGTTGAAGGATCTGATGAAGAAGTTGAAAAAATTGCAGATGATATTTATAAAGAAACTCCAAAAAGTTTAACAACATATGTAACAGGAGCATCTCTCATTAACCAAGACTTTGCACACAGTTCTGAAGATGGACTGAAGAAAACAGAAGTCATTACAGTCTTCTTAATTTTAGGATTGCTTCTTGTTGTATTTCGTTCAATTGTGACGCCATTTGTTCCTATTTTAATTGTTGGCGTGACGTATTTAATTAGTCAGTCATTGTTGGCCATTTTAGTGCATAGTTTTGACTTCCCAATTTCTACGTTTACACAAACATTCTTAGTAGCCATCTTGTTTGGAATTGGTACAGACTACTGTATCCTAATTCTCACTCGCTTCCGTGAAGAGCTTGCGAACGGACATGATAAAGTAGAAGCAACATTAATTGCTTACCGCACAGCAGGACGAACATTATTTATTAGCGGGATTGCTGTTTTAATTGGTTTTGCAGCCATTGGATTTGCAAAATTTGCGATTTTCCAATCTGCTGTTGGTGTAGCCGTTGGAGTTGCTATTTTACTTCTTGTGTTATTTACGCTTTTACCATTGTTCCTCGTTACGATTGGCCCAAAACTTTTCTGGCCATCGAAAAAAGTTATTTCACATAGTGAAAACAAGCTATGGGGATTTTTAGGGAAGCATTCTGTAAGAAGACCCTTTTTATTCTTAGTCATCACAGCGATTGTTACCGTACCGTTTATTCTCACATATGACGAGGAAATTTCATTTGACTCAACGGCAGAAATTAGCAGCGATTATAAATCCATTAAAGGATTAAATGCTATGAGTGAAGCGATTGGAGAAGGAAAGGCATTTCCTGTTACAGTCGTCATCAAAGGTGATAAAGACTTAACAACAGCCAAAAGCATTCCATACTTAGGAAATCTAAGCAAAGAGATTGAAAAAGTAGATAATGTTGACTCAGTTATGACCATTACACAGCCAACAGGTGAGCGAATTAAAGATTTATACGTTGATTCACAGCTAGGAATTGTTTCAAATGGCCTTGGAGATACAATTAATGGTCTTAATGATGTGAAAAAAGGGTTAACCACGGTCCAAAACGGATTAAATCAAATTTCAAGTGAAACAAGCGCTTCCTCAGGAAACAGTGGAAGTTCTCTTTCACAAGCTGCGAATGGCTTAACGCAAGCAAATAAACAGCTTGAACTTGTAAGTCAAAAACTTGCTTTAACAGGAAACGTTGACGAAGCTCTTCCGCAAATTACAGCGATTAATAGACAACTTGGCACAATTGCAGAAGGTCTACAAGGAGCAAACACGCAAATTGAAGGAGCACAGCAACAAACAAAAGCACTAAGTGAAAACTTAAGCAAACTTTCTCAAGGTGTGAAAGATGCCAATGATGGATTAACACAAATTTCCGATGGTCTTACAAAAGCAAAAGACACGTTAGGAAATATGAGCAACAGTCAAACTGTTCGTGAAACAGGCATTTATATTCCAGAAGAAACCATGCAAAATGAAGATTTCAAACAATCAATTAACACATATTCATTTGATGATGGAAAAGGTTTAAAACTAAGCGTTGTGTTAGACTCAAATCCATATTCTGAAAAAGCGATCACAACGGTAAAAGATATTGAAGAAGCGGTAGATCGCGCTGTTGTTGATACACCTTTTGAAGATGCTGAAATTGTGTATGGCGGCATTTCAAGTTCGAATGCAGACTTGAGCGATATTTCCACAACAGATCTTTCAAGAACCATGATTATTATGATGGTTGGACTTTTCGTTGTACTTACCGTTTTATTCCGTTCGATGATTATGCCTGTATATATGATTGCTTCACTGCTTGTCACATACTACACAGCGATTTCGATTTCGGAGTTTCTATTTGTAAATGTAATGGGAGAGAGTGGTATAAGCTGGGCTGTTCCATTCTTTAGCTTTGTTATTTTAATTGCATTAGGAATTGACTATTCTATTTTCTTACTTGATCGTTTCCAAGAAGAAGTAAAGGAAAGCATATCAGATGCAATGGTAATATCAATGCGTAAAATGGGATCTGTCATTATTACAGCAGCCATTATTCTAGCAGGAACGTTCGCAGCGATGATTCCATCAGGCGTTCTTACGCTTGTTCAAGTTGCAACAGTCATTATTATTGGGTTGCTTCTATACGGAATTGTCATTTTACCACTGCTTATCCCAGCAGTAACTGTTACGCTTTCTGAAGGAAACTGGTGGCCATTTCGCCGCAAGAAAAGAGAAGAATAAGGAAAAGAGGAGCTTTCTACTTAGAGGCTCCTTTTCTATTTATTATATTTTAGGATGGGGATGGCGCGGACATCCAAATAGGTAACAATCAGTTTGAAAAGAAGGAGTGAAGTCAAGCTCGGGAAAAACAAGGGAAGCAACATTTTGCATCATATTTTCAAATTCTTTAAGGTGCTTCAATTCGCCTTTTATATATTCTTTACGATCTTCTTCTGACCAGCTTTCATCCCTATCTTCCTTAGCATCTCTAATGTCTTGTTTTTTCCCCATAATGAGGTTCTGTAATAATTCCTGAGCACGAGGCATATCGTTCATTTGAAAGAGAGCGTACATAAATCCACTAATCCGATGAAGATCTTTAAAATAGACATTCTAACCGTCCTCATACTAAGTGACAGCTTCCTTTAATTTTAGTTTGTATTCAAAAGATGGCTCCTTTTTTAGAAAATATAAAGATATTTGAAGGAATAAGAAGAAAAGGTCAGAAGTTATGACTAAGACCTTTTTTAGTTTATCACGCTTAGGGGGGATGAAAAGGAATTTACTTGCACGATAGGAGGAACAGAAAAGACCCCTGCACTATATCATAAAGAGGTTGAGAGAAATATGTTAAAATAAGAACACTCCTAATTTTTATAAAACGCAGGGATGATGTTCAAAAAACGAGAGGAGGGATGAGAGAAGTATATTTTCATACAGACTCTTCTCTACATGGTTATATGAAAAATATTTCGTTAATTTTTGTTTTTGGGCTTTTTGCTCTTTCATTTGTTTTATTTCTTCTCACAGGTCTTCAATACATTCTGAGCCTTTTTCTCAACGTGCACTACACGCATCAATATAGTTCGCTTTTTTTATCTTTGCACGTTTGTCTTGGATTCCTAATTCTTGTGCCTGTGGACGTTATTTTAGAAGATGTTATGAGACACTTTCAAGGAAACAACAAAAAGAGGGTTATTTTATCTCATATTTTTCAGTTTCTTTTATTTTTTCTTTATATGAAAACAATGGTAGTTTTTATGAACATTGCGACCTTTGATTCTATTGTTTCAGAAGTCTTGCTCTATACCATTATGTACGCTATATTCTTTGCGCTTGAACTTATAGGTGATAGGGTGAAAAAGGAAGATGAACAAAGATTTCACCTTCACAAATAACAGGAGAGAACAGCGTTTACTCTGGTACATAGAGAAAATAATAAAAGAAATTGAACTGTTTCCTGTACAAAAATAGCCCGCGACCATTTGGTCGCGGGCTATTTTATTTATTTAGATGACACTTTTTCTTTTGTTAAATCATGGTGAAGCGCAGGATCTGGAATATTTGGATTTGGAACTTGTCCCTGTGGTTGAGGATTTTCGACATGAACATACTTTCCAGTTCCATCTGGGGCTGTTCCTTGTGCCCATGGACCTTCTTTTGAAGCTGTTCCTTCTGAGAGATCCCAGAACTTATATGCTTCTTCTTGAGCTTCTTTTTCAGCTTCAGGTGGGAATGAAGAAGGAACAACAACGCCATTCTTTTCTTCTAATTCATTGATAGCTTCCATCCACTGATACT
This sequence is a window from Priestia filamentosa. Protein-coding genes within it:
- a CDS encoding MMPL family transporter; amino-acid sequence: MRLIIKFKWVIAALLIVLTAVLMLTAPNLTKLANEKGQTQLPDDAVSQRAAEILKDAGEDNNTISVVVTLDKALNEKHEKDIQSLIDKMKDIKGVKSITTPLTEDNEVREQLMSKDEKTVLIPATVEGSDEEVEKIADDIYKETPKSLTTYVTGASLINQDFAHSSEDGLKKTEVITVFLILGLLLVVFRSIVTPFVPILIVGVTYLISQSLLAILVHSFDFPISTFTQTFLVAILFGIGTDYCILILTRFREELANGHDKVEATLIAYRTAGRTLFISGIAVLIGFAAIGFAKFAIFQSAVGVAVGVAILLLVLFTLLPLFLVTIGPKLFWPSKKVISHSENKLWGFLGKHSVRRPFLFLVITAIVTVPFILTYDEEISFDSTAEISSDYKSIKGLNAMSEAIGEGKAFPVTVVIKGDKDLTTAKSIPYLGNLSKEIEKVDNVDSVMTITQPTGERIKDLYVDSQLGIVSNGLGDTINGLNDVKKGLTTVQNGLNQISSETSASSGNSGSSLSQAANGLTQANKQLELVSQKLALTGNVDEALPQITAINRQLGTIAEGLQGANTQIEGAQQQTKALSENLSKLSQGVKDANDGLTQISDGLTKAKDTLGNMSNSQTVRETGIYIPEETMQNEDFKQSINTYSFDDGKGLKLSVVLDSNPYSEKAITTVKDIEEAVDRAVVDTPFEDAEIVYGGISSSNADLSDISTTDLSRTMIIMMVGLFVVLTVLFRSMIMPVYMIASLLVTYYTAISISEFLFVNVMGESGISWAVPFFSFVILIALGIDYSIFLLDRFQEEVKESISDAMVISMRKMGSVIITAAIILAGTFAAMIPSGVLTLVQVATVIIIGLLLYGIVILPLLIPAVTVTLSEGNWWPFRRKKREE
- a CDS encoding aryl-sulfate sulfotransferase gives rise to the protein MNKYFSKAIMAFFTIVIATIIIAFIVSSSFRGDTTETTESTSKTEGVVTKLLTDEIENQEEVEQAYVEELESGKYTEDNMLVIQDPYGNSPLTALVLFKTEEPSKVTVEVPGRTKKTTITHTYEEYKTTHEIPVLGLLANTTNKVTVTVENENGNVTKKTLSMKTEKLPNYIGNINVEKANTEKMELGNSSLTFFVPSTKYPYAYDTYGDVRWYNIRYNSHVFQELENGHILYLTKADNSDDTYNELVEMDYLGKYYKIYELNSDNAINEGKSEEMTMVHHDAIELPSGNLLLTVNGDTNYIEDIMIELDRETGEIVKTIDLKDLLPSEFYEEYDETTRDDGKVDWFHQNAVVFDESDNSIIISSRNQDLIMKVDYKTSRIIWIMADEEGWPDDYKQYLVAGTGDSFKYTAGQHAPVILPDQDNNEDTIDLLVYDNNVVVTRGNESLSKEYSRGVQYRINEKKRTAKEIWSFGEELGADHFTNIVGSTRFLPQTGNRLVNFGYLDEDTHSAIFEVSENGEVVFEANITDFPAGARAYRSERYSLYNNNWEYSL
- a CDS encoding MurR/RpiR family transcriptional regulator; its protein translation is MSLDNPKTTINKIVDIKDSLPKKQRQLCDYILKNTQSIGLITVKELATNAEVGISTVMRTISSLGYENFNDFRKDIYDESFPSNSRWALKKSITEIPKEEGRAPTVIQVWKESVNLLNKSLDADLMENFEIAINFIEKSSHINILGSRPYKATALYFEQLLGEFYSKIRQLSHDTEVVYDRILQFEKEEVLVVFAFEPYTNRIIEAVKLAYELGNKIILITDYISCPVISYASVTLKVEINKEQFSIVPIIALIEALVIEIGKRSSEESIKRLKRLEKTLIEKDVIFSY
- a CDS encoding GNAT family N-acetyltransferase, which translates into the protein MLKRELRLKLRHRANIVAMYVFPFMRKTGIRRKLIATCIEKAKFLEEMEQVYLRVVTTNIAAKNLYLSLGLKSFSQEKRDLKLIHI
- a CDS encoding L-lactate MFS transporter; the protein is MKSKAIHPAFLILGTIIVQMGLGTIYTWSLFNQPLVNKFDWELSSVAITFSITSFALAFATLFAGRLQEKWGIRKLIALSGFILGLGLILTSQVSSLLMLYLLAGIVVGFADGTAYITSLSNLIKWFPNRKGLISGVSVSAYGLGSLIFKYINTAFIDHVGISQTFFYWGIIVMVMVVGGSFLLREAIIEETAMNTENTENPQNTQDKRDYTVKEMLVTKEAYLLFIMFFTACMSGLYLISIVKDIGVQLADLNVAVAANAVAMIAIFNTVGRLILGSLSDKVSRLKVIASTFLITAIAVTMLSFVHLNYGIFFACVAAIAFCFGGNITIFPAIVGDFFGLKNHSKNYGIVYQGFGLGALAGSFIAAFLGGFKPTFIIIGILCILSFIIAILIKLPSRLKVKIN
- a CDS encoding MarR family winged helix-turn-helix transcriptional regulator is translated as MAKKNLYQAVKLFEDVLLTGSEVISKKMDQNLFDHVSKQQFELLNTLKLKGPSSPGNLALVQCVHKSAISNRLKKLLNKGLVQWENSEANDDKRSKLVSITPQGEKLISEMDKAIFAIIEDILSNIEDEKIDTFIDIFTTVKETLIAKGDSTDETNH